The Exiguobacterium mexicanum genome includes a window with the following:
- the dnaA gene encoding chromosomal replication initiator protein DnaA: protein MKNAREIWRNVLSLIEEEERTPKASFDMWLKSTEGISLMGTTLVVSAPASFIVTWLERQYLSLLQDTIEEVTNNKLEIHFIEESQAHKYAPADGSKETIAATEMKEQPLPVLPKEEGNLGQLNDKYIFETFVIGSGNRFAHAASLAVAEAPARAYNPLFIYGGVGLGKTHLMHAIGHYVKGQKPGARIAYVSSEKFTNEFINSIRDNKTEEFRNRYRNIDVLLIDDIQFLAGKEQTQEEFFHTFNALHNDQKQIVISSDRPPKEIPTLEDRLRSRFEWGLITDITPPDLETRIAILRKKATAEGLDIANDVMLYIANQIDTNIRELEGALTRVVAYAKLVGRPIDPDVAAEALHNIMPVQEAKKIVIRDIQEIVGRHFNIEVDELKAKKRTKTLAFPRQIAMYLSREMTESSLPKIGEEFGGRDHTTVIHAHEKISTLLKHDPEMQETIQTLKKALS from the coding sequence TTGAAGAATGCTCGCGAGATTTGGAGAAATGTTTTATCTCTGATTGAAGAAGAGGAACGAACGCCAAAAGCCAGCTTTGATATGTGGTTGAAATCAACAGAAGGAATTTCGTTGATGGGGACAACGCTCGTCGTATCCGCGCCAGCCAGTTTCATTGTGACTTGGCTTGAACGTCAGTACTTGTCATTGTTACAAGATACGATTGAAGAAGTGACAAACAACAAGCTTGAGATTCATTTTATCGAGGAGTCGCAAGCACACAAGTATGCACCTGCGGATGGATCGAAAGAAACGATTGCTGCCACAGAAATGAAAGAACAGCCGCTTCCAGTACTGCCAAAAGAGGAAGGGAACCTCGGACAACTGAATGACAAATACATTTTCGAGACATTTGTCATCGGCTCCGGAAACCGGTTTGCCCATGCCGCCTCGCTCGCCGTGGCAGAAGCTCCGGCCCGCGCCTATAACCCGCTCTTCATTTATGGGGGAGTCGGACTCGGCAAGACACATTTGATGCATGCGATTGGGCATTACGTGAAAGGGCAAAAGCCTGGCGCACGAATTGCTTACGTATCATCTGAAAAGTTCACAAATGAGTTCATCAACTCGATTCGTGACAATAAGACCGAAGAGTTCCGTAACCGTTATCGGAACATCGATGTCCTCTTGATTGATGACATTCAGTTCTTGGCCGGTAAAGAGCAGACGCAGGAAGAGTTCTTCCATACGTTCAATGCGCTTCATAACGACCAAAAACAGATTGTGATTTCTAGCGACCGACCGCCTAAAGAGATCCCGACGCTCGAAGATCGTCTTCGTTCACGGTTCGAATGGGGTCTTATCACAGATATCACACCGCCTGACCTCGAAACGCGGATTGCCATCTTACGTAAGAAAGCGACAGCAGAAGGGCTTGATATCGCGAACGACGTCATGCTGTACATCGCCAATCAAATCGACACGAACATTCGTGAGCTCGAAGGGGCGTTGACGCGCGTCGTCGCCTACGCCAAACTCGTCGGTCGTCCGATTGATCCGGATGTCGCTGCCGAAGCGTTGCACAATATCATGCCGGTCCAAGAAGCGAAGAAGATCGTCATTCGTGACATTCAAGAGATTGTCGGTCGTCACTTTAATATTGAAGTAGACGAGCTGAAAGCGAAGAAACGGACGAAGACGCTAGCATTCCCTCGTCAAATCGCGATGTACTTGTCCCGTGAGATGACGGAAAGCTCGCTTCCTAAGATAGGAGAAGAGTTCGGCGGACGTGATCACACGACAGTTATCCACGCTCATGAGAAAATTAGTACGTTACTCAAGCATGATCCAGAGATGCAAGAGACGATTCAGACACTAAAGAAGGCTTTGTCCTAA
- the dnaN gene encoding DNA polymerase III subunit beta: protein MHLTIQRDVFMQAVQDVSKAVASRTTIPILTGLKLEAHADGLTLTGSDTEISIERLIPIEEGGIELIQIQRAGSVVLNARFLGEIVKKLPTNEVTLEVSPNFMTRIESGQAEFHLNGLDPDEYPRLPELSSERRFYLPADLLKTIIRQTSFAVSAQETRPVLTGVNFSAEKGFLTCVATDSHRLALRRARFETDNDLTFQNVVVPGRSLNELAKLLDREELPVEIVLTDQQILFRMKNISFFSRLLDGAYPDTSRLIPEEYRTAVRLNAKDFLQAIDRASLLARADRNNVIKFVAEEATTVEVSSHSPEVGKVSERVSILSLEGEELKISFNSKFVMDALRALDASEIEIQFTGSMRPFILRPVEQDSVLQLILPVRTS from the coding sequence ATGCACTTAACGATTCAGCGAGATGTATTCATGCAAGCCGTACAAGACGTATCGAAGGCCGTTGCTTCTAGAACGACGATTCCAATCCTCACAGGTTTAAAGCTTGAGGCTCATGCCGATGGGTTGACACTCACAGGAAGTGATACCGAGATTTCAATCGAACGCTTAATCCCGATTGAAGAAGGCGGAATCGAACTCATTCAAATCCAACGAGCAGGCAGCGTCGTGCTCAATGCACGCTTCCTTGGCGAAATTGTTAAAAAGTTGCCGACGAATGAAGTGACACTTGAAGTGTCTCCAAACTTTATGACGCGGATTGAGTCAGGACAAGCCGAATTCCACTTGAACGGACTCGACCCAGATGAATACCCACGTCTTCCTGAGCTTTCAAGCGAGCGTCGTTTTTACTTGCCGGCTGATTTGTTGAAGACAATCATCCGCCAGACGAGCTTCGCTGTATCAGCTCAAGAGACACGTCCCGTTCTTACAGGGGTTAACTTCTCAGCTGAAAAAGGATTTTTGACTTGTGTCGCCACGGATAGCCACCGTTTAGCCCTCCGTCGGGCACGGTTCGAGACCGACAACGATTTGACGTTCCAAAACGTTGTCGTACCGGGCCGCTCATTGAACGAGCTCGCTAAATTGCTCGACCGCGAAGAATTGCCAGTCGAGATTGTTTTGACGGATCAACAAATTTTATTCCGAATGAAAAACATCTCGTTCTTCTCACGTCTCTTAGACGGGGCGTACCCGGACACATCACGTTTGATTCCGGAAGAATACCGGACAGCGGTCCGTTTGAACGCTAAAGATTTCTTGCAGGCAATTGACCGAGCCTCGCTGCTCGCCCGGGCCGATCGCAACAACGTCATTAAATTTGTCGCGGAAGAAGCGACGACGGTTGAAGTTTCGTCCCACTCTCCAGAAGTCGGGAAAGTGTCAGAACGCGTCAGCATCCTGTCGCTTGAAGGAGAAGAGTTAAAAATTTCATTTAACTCTAAATTTGTGATGGATGCACTCCGTGCGCTTGATGCTTCAGAAATCGAAATCCAGTTTACGGGTTCGATGCGACCGTTCATCTTGCGTCCGGTCGAACAGGATAGCGTCCTTCAGTTGATTTTGCCAGTCCGTACGTCTTAA
- the yaaA gene encoding S4 domain-containing protein YaaA yields MQKVSITTEYVTLGQFLKLADIISSGGQAKFFLEDVQIKVNGEVDQRRGRKLRDGDTIEVEGFGDFQIEGN; encoded by the coding sequence ATGCAAAAAGTGTCGATTACAACCGAGTATGTAACACTCGGACAATTTTTGAAGTTGGCTGATATTATTTCAAGCGGAGGCCAAGCGAAGTTCTTTTTAGAGGACGTTCAGATCAAAGTGAACGGCGAGGTCGATCAACGTCGCGGACGGAAACTACGGGATGGGGATACGATCGAAGTCGAAGGCTTCGGAGACTTCCAAATCGAGGGGAACTAA
- the recF gene encoding DNA replication/repair protein RecF (All proteins in this family for which functions are known are DNA-binding proteins that assist the filamentation of RecA onto DNA for the initiation of recombination or recombinational repair.): MHLKSIRLQNYRNYETLELDFSEQTNVLIGENAQGKTNLLESIYVLALAKSHRTTQDRELIGWEADAAMVEGRIHKRTGETVQSLTFSPKGKKAKLNHLEQRRLSDYVGAFNVVLFAPEDLAIVKGSPQGRRRFLDMEIGQVSPVYLHELNQYLKTLKQRNALLKQLSVKGGDETLLEVLTDQMIELAVKIVSRRHHFIDQLEKWAGPIHAGITRNLETLTIQYVSDTFQKERYPKDAMFETYRRKFDKIRENERRRGVTLFGPHRDDFELYVNNRNVQTFGSQGQQRTAALSLKLAEIELIHEEVGEYPLLLLDDVLSELDDHRQTHLLDTMGQKVQTIITTTNIDGIAHETIQQAKVFHVKQGEVETESV; this comes from the coding sequence GTGCACTTAAAGTCGATCCGATTGCAAAACTACCGCAACTACGAAACCCTCGAGCTAGATTTTTCAGAACAGACGAACGTTCTCATCGGGGAAAATGCCCAAGGGAAAACGAATCTACTCGAATCGATTTACGTACTTGCGCTCGCGAAGTCACATCGGACGACGCAAGACCGTGAACTGATCGGCTGGGAAGCGGATGCTGCGATGGTCGAAGGGCGGATTCATAAACGGACCGGTGAGACGGTCCAATCGCTCACGTTTTCACCGAAAGGGAAAAAAGCGAAATTGAACCATCTCGAACAACGTCGTCTCAGCGACTACGTCGGGGCCTTCAACGTCGTACTGTTCGCACCAGAAGACCTCGCCATCGTCAAAGGGAGCCCGCAAGGACGACGTCGGTTTTTAGATATGGAGATCGGGCAAGTGAGTCCTGTTTATCTACATGAATTAAACCAGTACTTGAAGACGCTAAAGCAACGAAACGCCCTGTTGAAACAGCTCTCAGTCAAAGGCGGGGATGAGACACTGCTCGAGGTACTCACCGATCAAATGATTGAACTTGCGGTGAAAATCGTTTCACGGCGCCATCATTTCATCGATCAACTCGAAAAATGGGCCGGGCCGATTCACGCCGGCATCACGCGAAACTTGGAGACACTGACGATTCAGTACGTATCGGATACATTCCAAAAAGAACGTTACCCAAAAGATGCGATGTTTGAAACGTATCGTCGAAAGTTTGATAAAATAAGAGAGAACGAACGAAGACGAGGTGTGACGTTATTTGGTCCGCATCGAGATGATTTTGAGTTGTACGTCAACAATCGCAATGTCCAAACGTTCGGTTCGCAAGGTCAGCAGCGCACAGCGGCTTTGTCTTTAAAGCTAGCGGAGATTGAACTGATTCACGAAGAGGTCGGGGAATATCCGCTGCTCTTGTTAGATGACGTGTTATCTGAATTAGACGACCATCGCCAAACCCATCTGCTCGATACGATGGGCCAAAAAGTCCAAACGATTATCACGACAACCAATATTGATGGGATCGCTCACGAAACGATTCAACAAGCAAAGGTGTTTCACGTGAAACAGGGCGAAGTTGAAACAGAATCTGTATGA
- the gyrB gene encoding DNA topoisomerase (ATP-hydrolyzing) subunit B, with the protein MSNENEKQMQDYGADQIQVLEGLEAVRKRPGMYIGSTSSRGLHHLVWEIVDNSIDEALAGHCDTITVTVEPGNSVVVEDNGRGIPVDVQKKTGRPAVEVIFTVLHAGGKFGGGGYKVSGGLHGVGASVVNALSTKLEVFVRRNGNVYYQSFKRGVPQGELEIVGTTDTTGTTVRFFPDGDIFEETLEYDFDLLATRLRELAFLNKGLRIVAKDERSDETIERNYHYEGGIKSYVEHLNRSKASIHDEPVYVHGTKDGIEVEIALQYNEGFASNIYSFTNNIPTHEGGTHETGFKTALTRSINDYAKRFGLMKEADGSLSGDDVREGLTAIVSVKHPSPQFEGQTKTKLGNADARTATDSLFTDTFEQFLLENPSVGRLIVDKGLMAARARLAAKRAREMTRRKGILEVSSLPGKLADCSSKDASKSELYIVEGDSAGGSAKSGRDRHFQAILPIRGKIINVEKARLDKILANQEVRTIITALGTGIAEEFDLAKARYHKLIIMTDADVDGAHIRTLLLTFFYRYMRPLVESGYVYIAQPPLYGLKHGKDVTYVQNERELQEAIKQLPENARYSVQRYKGLGEMDPEQLWSTTMNPETRSMLRVDLQDAIEADEIFETLMGDNVEPRRDFIQSHAHYVKNLDI; encoded by the coding sequence ATGAGTAACGAAAACGAAAAACAAATGCAAGATTATGGTGCCGATCAGATTCAAGTACTTGAAGGGTTAGAAGCTGTTCGCAAACGCCCGGGGATGTATATCGGTTCGACGAGCTCACGAGGACTCCATCACTTAGTATGGGAAATCGTCGATAACTCGATTGACGAAGCACTCGCGGGACACTGTGACACGATTACGGTCACGGTCGAGCCGGGTAACTCAGTCGTCGTTGAAGACAACGGGCGAGGCATCCCGGTCGATGTTCAAAAGAAAACGGGACGTCCAGCCGTTGAAGTCATTTTCACGGTCCTTCACGCCGGAGGTAAATTCGGTGGTGGCGGATATAAAGTCTCAGGCGGTTTGCACGGCGTCGGGGCCTCGGTCGTTAACGCCTTGTCGACGAAACTTGAAGTGTTCGTTCGCCGTAACGGCAACGTCTACTACCAATCATTCAAACGCGGTGTTCCACAAGGAGAACTCGAAATTGTTGGTACGACTGATACGACGGGTACGACTGTCCGTTTCTTCCCGGACGGCGATATCTTTGAGGAGACGCTCGAATACGACTTTGATTTACTCGCCACACGTCTGCGCGAACTTGCCTTCCTGAACAAAGGGCTTCGCATCGTCGCAAAAGACGAGCGCAGTGATGAGACGATTGAACGCAACTATCATTACGAGGGCGGAATCAAGTCATACGTTGAACACTTGAACCGCTCAAAAGCCTCAATCCACGATGAGCCTGTCTATGTACATGGCACGAAGGATGGGATTGAAGTTGAGATCGCGCTTCAGTACAACGAAGGATTTGCGAGCAACATCTATTCATTCACGAACAACATTCCGACCCACGAGGGCGGAACGCACGAGACAGGGTTCAAAACGGCACTGACTCGTTCGATCAACGACTATGCAAAACGCTTCGGTCTCATGAAAGAAGCCGATGGTAGCTTGTCAGGGGATGACGTACGTGAAGGATTGACGGCGATTGTCTCGGTCAAACACCCATCGCCACAGTTCGAGGGTCAAACGAAGACAAAGCTCGGCAACGCTGACGCTCGTACAGCGACAGACTCGCTCTTCACAGACACGTTTGAGCAGTTCTTGCTTGAGAACCCGTCTGTCGGGCGATTGATTGTCGACAAAGGTTTAATGGCGGCACGTGCTCGTCTTGCAGCGAAACGTGCTCGTGAAATGACTCGCCGAAAAGGAATCCTCGAAGTCAGTTCATTGCCTGGGAAACTAGCAGACTGTTCATCGAAAGATGCATCGAAGTCTGAATTGTACATCGTTGAGGGTGACTCGGCCGGTGGCTCTGCAAAATCAGGTCGCGATCGTCACTTCCAAGCGATCTTGCCGATTCGAGGTAAAATCATCAACGTCGAAAAAGCGAGACTCGATAAGATTTTAGCCAACCAAGAAGTTCGTACAATTATTACGGCGCTCGGGACTGGGATCGCGGAAGAGTTCGATCTCGCGAAGGCGCGGTACCATAAATTGATTATCATGACCGATGCCGACGTCGATGGAGCCCACATTCGGACACTGCTCTTGACGTTCTTCTACCGTTACATGCGTCCCCTCGTTGAAAGCGGCTATGTGTATATCGCGCAACCGCCACTTTACGGCTTGAAGCACGGAAAAGACGTCACCTACGTCCAAAATGAACGGGAACTGCAAGAAGCGATTAAACAGCTTCCAGAAAATGCTCGTTACAGTGTACAGCGTTACAAAGGTCTCGGTGAGATGGACCCTGAACAGCTGTGGAGCACGACGATGAATCCAGAGACACGCTCGATGCTTCGTGTCGACCTTCAAGACGCCATTGAGGCGGATGAGATCTTTGAAACACTCATGGGTGACAATGTCGAGCCGCGACGTGACTTCATCCAATCACATGCGCATTACGTGAAAAACCTCGATATTTAA
- the gyrA gene encoding DNA gyrase subunit A has protein sequence MAEQENIKDINISQEMRTSFMDYAMSVIVSRALPDVRDGLKPVHRRILYAMNELGIRADKPHKKSARVVGDVIGKYHPHGDSAVYETMVRMAQDFSYRYELVDGHGNFGSVDGDSAAAMRYTEARMSKIAMELVRDIGKNTIDYQPNFDGEEKEPVVMPARFPNFLVNGTSGIAVGMATNVPPHNLNEVIDGVLALTHNPDITISELMQHIPGPDFPTAGEILGRSGIRRAYETGRGSITMRAKAEIEVLKNGRERILVHEIPYQVNKARLVEKIADLVRDKKIEGITDLRDESDRNGMRVVIEVRRDANASVILNNLYKQTPMQTTFGVNMLALVGGRPKTLNLKQAIYYYIEHQKEVVRRRTQFDLDKAEARAHILEGLRVALDHLDEVIAIIRSTRTGDEAREKLIARFGLSTEQTQAILDMRLQRLTGLEREKIEGEYREIRALIEELRAILGDEELLLQIIRNELTEIKERYGDPRRTVIRTDIIELEDEDLIPVRDMMITLTSEGYIKSIPSDSYRTQRRGGRGKQGMGTNDEDFVLRLLSASTHDTILFFTNFGRVFRLKGYEIPEMSRTAKGMPIINLLQVDKGEKVETMIPVDFQSYLADKAIVEDGTEDSEAEVADEQLSLVFITKQGLVKRSPLSAYARINKNGLRAISLNDTDELVTVRLAKSDDEMLIVTREGMSIRFPLEGEVRSMGRTARGVRAIRLKKDDDQVVSMEIVRPTQDVLIITEKGYGKRTAMEQFRTQGRGGSGIIGIKTDRGTVVGMRVVDEDDDIMLMTELGVAIRIDAQTISQMGRSTRGVKVMNIEDGDRLATIAKLKKDELEEESADEMENGFDGEAPETDLSSEVTE, from the coding sequence ATGGCAGAACAAGAAAATATCAAGGATATAAATATTAGCCAAGAGATGCGCACCTCGTTCATGGACTATGCGATGAGCGTAATCGTGTCACGTGCCCTCCCAGATGTACGAGACGGTTTGAAGCCGGTTCACCGCCGCATTCTTTATGCGATGAACGAACTTGGAATTCGTGCTGACAAGCCCCATAAGAAATCGGCGCGTGTTGTCGGTGACGTTATCGGTAAGTATCACCCACACGGTGACTCTGCCGTTTACGAGACGATGGTTCGGATGGCGCAAGACTTTAGTTACCGTTACGAACTCGTAGATGGCCACGGAAACTTTGGTTCTGTCGACGGTGACTCGGCGGCAGCGATGCGTTACACAGAAGCGCGGATGTCGAAAATTGCGATGGAACTCGTCCGCGATATCGGGAAGAATACAATCGATTACCAACCGAACTTTGACGGGGAAGAAAAAGAACCGGTCGTCATGCCTGCCCGGTTCCCGAACTTCTTGGTTAATGGAACGAGCGGGATTGCAGTCGGGATGGCCACGAACGTACCGCCGCATAACTTGAACGAAGTGATTGATGGGGTGCTTGCATTGACGCATAATCCGGATATCACGATTTCTGAGTTGATGCAGCATATTCCTGGTCCTGATTTCCCGACAGCTGGTGAAATTTTAGGACGTAGCGGAATTCGCCGCGCCTATGAGACGGGTCGTGGATCGATCACGATGCGTGCCAAAGCTGAGATCGAAGTGTTGAAAAATGGCCGTGAGCGCATTCTCGTTCATGAAATCCCGTATCAAGTGAACAAAGCGCGCCTCGTCGAAAAGATTGCCGATTTGGTACGCGACAAGAAAATCGAAGGCATCACCGACCTTCGTGACGAATCAGACCGTAACGGGATGCGTGTCGTCATCGAAGTACGCCGGGATGCGAATGCCAGCGTCATTTTGAACAACTTGTATAAACAAACGCCGATGCAAACGACGTTTGGGGTCAACATGCTCGCCCTCGTCGGCGGTCGACCGAAGACACTCAACTTGAAGCAGGCGATTTATTACTATATCGAGCACCAAAAAGAAGTCGTTCGTCGTCGGACACAATTCGACCTCGACAAGGCTGAGGCACGTGCGCACATCCTTGAAGGATTGCGCGTGGCACTGGATCATTTGGACGAAGTCATCGCCATCATCCGTAGTACACGGACCGGTGACGAGGCTCGCGAGAAGTTGATCGCTCGTTTTGGATTGTCGACTGAACAGACACAAGCGATTCTCGACATGCGTCTTCAGCGGTTAACTGGACTTGAACGAGAGAAAATCGAAGGCGAGTATCGTGAGATTCGTGCCTTGATTGAAGAACTTCGTGCCATTTTAGGGGATGAAGAACTCTTGCTCCAAATCATCCGCAACGAGTTGACAGAAATCAAAGAGCGTTACGGCGATCCACGTCGGACGGTAATCCGTACGGACATCATCGAACTCGAAGATGAAGATTTGATTCCGGTCCGTGACATGATGATCACACTTACGAGTGAAGGATACATCAAGTCGATCCCGAGTGACTCATATCGTACGCAACGCCGTGGTGGACGAGGGAAACAAGGAATGGGCACGAACGATGAAGACTTCGTGTTACGTCTTTTGTCTGCATCTACGCATGATACGATTCTCTTCTTTACGAATTTCGGTCGTGTCTTCCGCTTGAAAGGCTATGAGATTCCTGAGATGAGTCGTACAGCGAAAGGGATGCCGATTATCAACTTGCTCCAAGTCGATAAAGGCGAGAAAGTCGAAACGATGATTCCGGTCGATTTCCAGAGTTACTTGGCGGACAAGGCCATCGTCGAGGATGGCACTGAAGACTCGGAAGCGGAAGTGGCGGATGAGCAATTGTCGCTCGTATTCATTACGAAACAAGGACTCGTTAAACGTTCACCGCTCTCGGCGTATGCCCGCATCAATAAAAATGGACTTCGTGCCATCAGTTTGAATGACACCGATGAACTCGTCACCGTTCGTCTCGCGAAGAGCGACGACGAAATGTTGATTGTGACCCGTGAAGGGATGTCGATTCGTTTCCCACTTGAAGGGGAAGTGCGTTCGATGGGCCGTACAGCTCGCGGCGTTCGTGCCATCCGATTGAAAAAGGACGATGATCAAGTTGTCTCGATGGAAATCGTACGACCGACACAAGACGTATTGATCATCACGGAAAAAGGTTACGGAAAACGTACCGCAATGGAGCAATTCCGTACGCAAGGTCGAGGTGGTTCTGGAATCATCGGAATCAAGACCGACCGCGGCACCGTCGTCGGTATGCGAGTCGTGGATGAGGACGACGATATCATGCTCATGACCGAGCTCGGTGTCGCCATTCGAATTGACGCACAGACGATTTCACAAATGGGTCGCAGTACGCGCGGTGTGAAAGTCATGAACATCGAGGACGGCGATCGCTTAGCGACCATCGCAAAATTGAAAAAAGATGAGCTAGAAGAGGAATCAGCAGATGAGATGGAGAATGGATTTGATGGTGAAGCACCAGAAACCGACCTATCGTCTGAAGTGACCGAATAA